TAGACAGAGGAATTGTCCACTGTAGAGATACTATATTGgttcttttctactttttgtcCAGATGATACTAAGGCTAGGAGACATACAACACACTGCTTTTATTCTATCACTTTTTGAATCTGGCAAGACGCTGCATTGAATTTTTGACTATAAACTGTTAAATTGTAATCTTGGTTAACCTATAATTAGAAGTTTATTGTAAAATggctattactcaataaaaaatgttaaaaaaagtttattaaagaTTATGTCTGTCTGCTGTACATGGCAGCAAGAAACAGACTTTGCATTGACTAACGTTGTGTTTTCTCAAATTAGATGCTGATGGAAAACTAAGTGTGAAATTTGGGGTCCTCTTCCAAGATGACAAATGTGCCAACCTCTTTGAAGCATTGGTAGGAACCCTCAAAGCTGCAAAACGAAGGAAGATTATTACGTATGCAGGAGAGCTGCTTTTGCAAGGTGTTCATGATGATGTTGACATTGTATTGCTGCAAGATTAATGTGGTTTGCATagctttgtttattatttttgtgtgtgtgtttctgataAACTGGAATGTTAAGTCAAAGGACAAACATTTGAGCatacttaatgtatttttatagaaCTTTGTAAACAAACGGGGACTCATATTTTACAAGTCTGTCCTTTTTTATATCTTGAGAGCAAATTTATGTATTACACTGTAAAATAAAACCCATTATTTTTCTCAGGAATCTGGTTGGAAAATGTAGGCAGTGAGGCTTTTTTGGTTGGGGTGAGAGTGTTTCATAAATCATTCTTAGACAGTTTCTACAGATATTTGACATTCTGTGAAATCAAGAAGCAAACTTGAAAGACCAGTTCCCACAAGGAATATTATAATCTTTATGTAATAAAAACATGTAACTCTCCTCAAGTTGCCTTATTACCTTATTTCGTCATTTAAGAGTTTTGTGCCTCTTAAAATCCATTTTTTTGTGTTAAGATTAGGTAACTGCAGAAAAAGTTACcttaatttgaagaaaaattcTCTTAAGAACCATAGAACTTAAAAAGTAGGGGTGGTTAGTGTTATGATTGTGccctattaaaaaatatttgattttgatGCCTGCGATGTGCTTACTGCTAGGTGAGGGGACATGACAAAAAAAAAGGTAACCTAAAAACTTTACTTTCTAAATGACAGACCTGAAACAATACAGGATTATCTGTGATTATATGTTGCATCTTGTAGTATAGAATTGAAAACGATACAGAAGCTTAAGGAAGATAAAACCAGTGAAAGATATGATGGTTGGAAAAGGTATAGAGGAGGCAGAATTTGCCAGATTGGAGCTGACTAAGTCCAGAGGGAAAAGGAGGGATTGGGTGAGGGTGATGACTCAAGGTAAGGCAGAAGGACGTGAATTAGCAGAGAATGATCTTGTGAAAGGTAAGGTGTCAAGCTGACCAGAATGTTGGGGAGAGAGACGATTCAGACTGTCTAATGAAGGTGGAACCTGGGAAGCCAGGGAGAGGAGTCTGAACAAAAATTGGAGAAAGGACGTTCCATGATGAAGGTGATGTTCAGTAAAGGTAGCTCTGCCACTGGTAACTAAGGTGGATTGTAGAGAGTACATGTAGTCAGACAAGCCAGCTGAGACAGTTGTCAAGAATATCATGGGGATGGTGATAATGGACAGGCAGAGGAAGGATGGACTCCAAGCCCATTttaaaggaaactgaaactctgtctaTCCGTACCTTTTCTATTGGGACAGGACCCCCGTTCAAACTAGATTAAATAACAACAGAATTCACAGGCACTTCATAATCATTGCTGACATTTATCAAGCATTTATTATGCTAATTCTCATATAACAATGTGAAGTAGGTATAAATATgatctcccattttatagatgaggtaaGAGGGGCACAGAAAAGTTTAGAGCTTGTCCAAGTTCAGCCAGCCAGAAAGTGGGCAAGTCAGAATTTTGAAATTTGACTTAACTGCCAAGTCCAGGGATGGGATGCACTTCAGGCATGGCCTCCAGGTACTGAATGTTGTTTAAACACTCTGCCTTTCCATATCGGCTCTGATGCCTTCTTTGGctcattctcattctctttttactcttttcctgCAGATAGTTGCAAATTCAGCTACTCATAGATTAGCAGCTCTAGTGGAGAGAGAATTATGTATTAATTATGAATTCTAAGAAAGGAACACTGATTGGCTCTACTTGCAGCATAAATCTACCCCTTTGACCAATAACATTTGCCAGAGAGATGAGGTACCTTGAATGACCTGGGTCATATGCTTTTTTCTGAGTGAGGACTGGGTGGGATACTGTGCTTCACAGCCTTACCTCAAATAGAGGGATAGTTCCCCAAAGGAAAGGATGCTGAGTCCATGGGAAAAATACAGGTTGACTATAGATGCAGGAGACCTTTTGAAGGATGAATCCATAGAACTATGTTTGTAGCAGAAAACAAAGGATAAATGAGAAGACATGGTCAAAAGCCACTATCTACCTGACCTCAGTAACTGAGAAGATAATGTGTTAGCAGTGACAGGGAAATTGAGTGGGGCAGGAGAGCTAGTTTTAGAGAGAGTTACATTGGACATGGTGAACTTAGAGTATTTGGACTGGAAATGTGTAGTAAGCAGGTGGGGATTTGATTCTAGGACTCATGTGATGGTTCAGGAGGTCATAGGACCTGAGAATTATGGTTCAAGATGGATTTTCATCtcaattttgaaatgtatatacaATCATAATTCTgccttttattatctttaagttgaatttttaattaggcatttagaaaaacaaaaggcaTACAATCGACAGGTTTTGTAAATATTGGGCTGAGAAATTGAAGCAGTTTTTAGAGGAAAGCAATCTGGAAAACTCATAGGTCTGATGGAATTTTTTGAGAGGAGGCAGACCTCACAGTCAAAGACTTCCTTAAAATCTTCAGAAGTTGAAATAATCAGTTTGGCACTTTGTTTAGTGTCTTGGTGAGTATCAAATGAAGTTTCGAAGTTTCAAACCCGTAATGATTTAGAATTTGGGAAATATCTTccagaaaatatatattcatgggattatttagttattttgagAAAATTAATAGAACAGCATTCCTACCTACCACTGACATCCATGATACAGTTTTATACATTTTCCTTTAGATTTGAAATGGTCAGTTCCTTTGTAACAACTTCATATATGGATAGTTCTTTTTTATTTGGATCATGGTCTTAAAATTCAAAATCATAAATTTGATTTCTTTTGAGCCAGATTCACAGGAAAATAAATCTTTCTTGGCTATAACTGCATCCCAATTAATCATCTCAGTAATGAGTGCCACTGGCTATCGATGGATGGGAATCAGAAATCATAAACAATTGTACACTGACATTTCTTCATTCATGCAACAGAAATGTATAGCATCTACTTTGTTCAAGTCACTGTGCTAGACGTTAGGGGTTATTATTATTCTCAGAGAAGCAAATAATTTACACAATCTGtattaaatgtagaaaaagcttTGGGTAAACGATACAGGGATACAGGTGCAAAAATGATGAATTGTTCCAGGGTGAACTGGGATGAAGTGAAGTTTGTCTTAAAGCAAGAGAATGATCTGGAAGGACTTTACTGGTGGAGTTGTTGCTGCCCACAAAGGTAGAAAGAGGCAAGTGACTTAAGgtaaggagggaaagaggagtgTTGAAAGCTGAGGCTGGAAAGGATTGGGACATTTTGAACCCTTAAGACAGAAGAAACAATTCTAAGTATATGTCTTGATAATGATGAATTACAAAGAACTGTAAAAAACTTACACAAAATAATTTGATAAGTACCACTAACTATGAAGTAACTTTATTTGTAAGATCCATGACAGTGCTGTTTTGTATGTTGGGATTACATAAAGCAATCTAATTATAGTTTGTCATCTTCAGACTAAGTGACTGTTAATCAAGAAATTAAAGTTACTACTTTTGCAGCCTCAAATTTCCTCAAGTTCCCATCAGAGAAAATCCAAGCACTCCTTTGTGTGCTGGaggcacaatttaaaaataagttacagAAATGTTGATTTGCGGAGTTTGTCTTAATTAAACACTCACATCCCAGATTTCCTTGGTGTCTGAGCAGCTTCCTATGGTTCCAGGCAATGAGGGAAAAAAGGCCTATGGACCGACAGCCAAAATACAAACACATGTGATGGCAAAGGAGCAAGCCTGCTTTTCTGTGTGACATGCGCAGCGTTGACCTCATTAATTTATAGCCTCGTATATCTAGAAAAAGTTAAGAGAACGGCATGtacctttaatttatttatagtcAGATCATCTTGAAGTTTCCTCTTCCTTAGCAAAAGATGTAAAGAAACTCCTCAAAGAAAACTCACTCCTCCAGAGCCTTTTATGATAAGAAATCAGAAaagatcatatttttttctggaaGGTGATTTTGTATGAAAACCCCTCTCttatagcttttgtttatctctaGCAGCCTCAACAAAAgggttcttaaatttttttttgccctgTAGTTCTCCTTTTAGTGAATGTTGTAGTGAGACTCTTGGTTAGAAGGAATGGAGACTTTGCCGGGTGATGGGGATTAACTGTCAGCACCTCTGTGGGGCAATTAGGAAGATACTGAAATTGAAGACCGGGAAACGCGTTAAGGCAGGGCTTCTAGAGGTGAGCGACTCCTACCCGAGGACATCAGAATGGCCTCTGTAGCTATTAGGACATCTAAATGTTCCCATTCTGACTGAATAAATTGGGGTGGGGCCCAAGCATTTCCTCAAAGTAGCATCTCCCAGGCTGATTCTGACGGTCAGTTGTGGAAAAGAATCACGCCTCGCTGCATTAGAGCTTTTGCGTCATGGCCTAAGGCTATAACTGATTGGACCAGGGGTGGGCAGCTGACGGAATGGATCCTTAAACTGACCAACGACCTATGGGGTGGTCTGGCACCATATGGACAAACTGTGGTACACAAACTCTTATATTAAGCGGTTTAATTTACACACACATTCAGCACGTGAGGCAGGCAGCAGCAAGAACTGACGCTAATAAATCAAAGTAAACTAAAGCTTAAGTAGAAGCTGTGAATTAGAGAAAAGACAGAGGATGAGGGAGCTCATTGGAAGCAGGAGAAACAAATAGAAAGAATTAGATCCAGGAACACAGCTGAGTGCTGTTGACAGAGAAGCTCCAATGCAGCGAGGGGTGGGTCCTCCTCTTCAATCAGCCGATTTCACTTACTCCTGTTCTCAGCTCTGCCCATCACCGGGGGTTCTCTGGTATGGAACTACTGCCTCTCCATCTTCCCATGTGTCTCTGTGCAGTGGGGAGGACGGAGAGTGTCTGGATTCATGGAATGGAGCTAGGACCTGGGGAAAGTCTACTAGCTCAGTGTACAGAAGGTCAACCAGCCCCCCTAACTCCAGTCACAGATCTCACTCCTGCCTCTGGGGTTCCCTGGAAGTGCCCTGGTTTGAGTCCCTGTGAGCACCCAATGGGAGCGACTTGGTTCTTGCTGGTGAGTAGCAGCTTTCTTAAGGTGATTATCATTCTTCCATCTGCTTTCCAGCCTTCAAAACGTTACTGACGCTGACCATCAGCTTCGTCTCCTGTGGCATTCTCTTTATCCTTGTGACTTCCTGACTTTCTTCATATTCATGTGGAAAGTCTCTCGCTTTTATTCCTAAACTGTTTCCTCTAATATTTTTGCCCTAAGACTCCTAGATCACAAATGGGTAATGCTGAGAGttcattttttgctttactttgtcATCAGCTGTGTTGGAGGTCACTGTTAGGCTGATCCCCAGCGTAGGATACGTCTGTAGCCTTCTCAGGGCAAACTGTGCCCAATTCTTCCTGTTTTTGAACTATCTGGCCTCCAGGTCATCAACAGGGCATCAGGGAAGTAGGTGTGGCGTGCCAGGAGAAGCCCAGAAAGATCTCATCTAGGGATCGTGGAATTTAAACCATTGGGGAGTACAGTCTAGACTCattatattctatttcatttgagTGTATTctgaagaaacagaagaagaggAAGTGGGAGAAGAAATAGCACATTATACAAGGAAATGGTAGATCCTGCAAAATTACAAAATGGGAGCAGAAAACATAAGACAATTATTTGGGGGCTGATTACAGGATTTATTGGAACAACTTTATCTAATTGCCATGCAATTCAATAACAATTATGTGTCTCATTAAATAGGTACCAAATTAACTTTATGGAATGCATTATTTGATTAGAATAGTAAACAGTCTATACATACATTCAATATTTATTGTGTGTTGATGTTGTAATCAGCAGGGAAGGAGATTGCTGACAACTGGATGCAGGGAGAGGCCAAGG
This sequence is a window from Vicugna pacos chromosome 8, VicPac4, whole genome shotgun sequence. Protein-coding genes within it:
- the ABRACL gene encoding costars family protein ABRACL, whose protein sequence is MNVDHEVNLLVEEIHRLGSKNADGKLSVKFGVLFQDDKCANLFEALVGTLKAAKRRKIITYAGELLLQGVHDDVDIVLLQD